The Ignavibacteria bacterium DNA segment GATCGGCAATGCCGAGTCTTACTATTACGTCTAGATTATCTTGCTCTTTGCTTACTAATCCAGCTTGAAATCCTGAAAGAAACAATTTATCAGCAATTAAAACTGCATTCTCTGGGGTATCAAAAGTATACACAACTGTTGAGGATGTTTTTTCTTTCATCGAGAAAAGTGTGTCTGAAACCGATTGAGCAATTACAGATTCAATGTTCTTTTTAATATTTTCGAATTGAACTTCATCCAAATCCTGGAGTTCGGTTCTTACAAGAATATTTTCAGTTGTTGCACCGAAAGTTTTTAATTCAACGCTTCCGAGTCCCATTCTATCGGTTGCATCGCGAACATCGCTGATTGCTACAGGTTTATCGAAAGCAACAACAACCTCAGAACCGCCTTTGAAGTCAATTCCGAGATCGAGTCCCTTTATGACGATCGAAACAATACCTAATGAAATAATAATCCCGGAAACTGCATAGAAAAATTTTCTTTTACTTAAGAAATCAATGTTAAGATTTTCGAATAGTCGCATGTTAAAATATATCTCCTAAAACTTTATCAACCGAAGTTGGGCTTTCCGCCACGTTCAACAAAAATGTCAAAAATCAATCTTGTTATTACCAATTGTGTGAATAATGTAGCCGCAATACCGATCATGAGCGTCAAAGCAAAACCTTGAATCGGACCGCTGCCGAATTGATATAAAATTATTCCTGTAAAGAATGTTGTAATGTTACCATCAAAAATTGCCGAGAAAGCTTTTGAATATCCGCTGTCAATAGCTGCTTTGATAGTTTTACCGGTATTCAATTCTTCGCGGACTCTTTCATTTACAAGTACGTTTGCATCGACTGCCATACCAATTGTTAAAATAATTCCTGCAATACCTGGAAGTGTTAAAGTTGCACCGAACCCTGCAAGCACCGAAAGAATGAAAAATACGTTTATGATAACAGCAAAATCAGCGATCCCGCCGGCAAATCGATAATAGAGAAACATAAAAATTATAACAAGGAGACCGCCAATTAAAGCAGAGGTAACACCTTGTCGAATTGAATCTTGTCCCAAAGATGGTCCGACAGTTCTTTCTTCAATAATATCAACTGGGGCTGGAAGTGCACCTGCCTTCAATACGATCTCAAGAAGTTTAGCTTCATCAAGATCTCCGATACCTTCGATCTGCGAGAAACCGCCAGTGATTTTATTTCTAACTACGGGTGCAGAGAATGATTGTCCATCTAATATAATTGATATTCTTTTATCGATGTTTGTACCGGTAATTCTTGCCCAGTCTCTTGCACCATCGGAATTCATTTCCATTGTTACGATTGGTGCACTGTTTTGCGGATCAAGAGTAGCACGTGCATCAGTGATTACTCCGCCAGTTAATTCCGGTGCAGCTTTAACACAGTAAAGTCGATAAATCGGCTGCCCTTCAGCGAAAAATTCCGACTTAGCTGACCAAATAAACTTAATATCCTTTGGGAGGATATTAACAACATCATCTCTATTCAACATCCTATCAACTTTTTGTCTATCGGATTCTCTAACAAAAAGATCGGCAGTTTGACTTTGAGGATTCGGCATTGCAACAGAATAAAGTGGATACTCTTTTGCAAATTCTTCAGGTGTCATTTGATTCGGATCTTTTTGAGTTGTGTCTTCAGCTATATCACTTTCATCGCTTGCTGATACCGAAGTGTCGACCTTTGTAGTATCTTCAAGTGGTTTACCGGCAAGAACTTTATTCACTTTTTCAAGAACACCAAAAGTGAATTCCGGATCTTTCACTATATTAAATTCTAACAGTGCTGTTCCTTGCAATAGCTGACGTGCTTCTTCTTCTTTTGCGATTCCTGGAAGTTCAACAATTATTCTTCTGCTGCCTGAAACATGAATACTCGGTTCTGATACACCATACTGATCAATTCTATTCCGGATAATTTCAACTGCACGATTTACCGCATCGTTTGCCTGCGAACGAAGCATCTCGGTAATTTTATCGTCATCGTCTCTAATTTCACCAAAATATCTGCTGAGTCTTATCCCTTTTCTCGAAGCAATTTCTGTAAATACATCGACAACTGGTTCTTCACTGATTCTCACAACATCGTTTGTTTGCTTGATCATCTCTGCAAAATTTTCATCAGGATTCTTTGCCAGTTTTTCAAGCAACTTTAAGGTATTCACTTCTAAAACAACATACATTCCGCCTTGTAGATCAAGACCAAGCTTGATTCTCTTTTCTCTTTCCTTTTTAATTGATGGATCTGCATTTTTCAAACTATCT contains these protein-coding regions:
- the secD gene encoding protein translocase subunit SecD, which produces MKKFRFKIVLIVALIALGLYFLYPTYADYQNTKSIEKTLNERSELLKSQNPNIDEERLDKYLNQFEDSLKNADPSIKKEREKRIKLGLDLQGGMYVVLEVNTLKLLEKLAKNPDENFAEMIKQTNDVVRISEEPVVDVFTEIASRKGIRLSRYFGEIRDDDDKITEMLRSQANDAVNRAVEIIRNRIDQYGVSEPSIHVSGSRRIIVELPGIAKEEEARQLLQGTALLEFNIVKDPEFTFGVLEKVNKVLAGKPLEDTTKVDTSVSASDESDIAEDTTQKDPNQMTPEEFAKEYPLYSVAMPNPQSQTADLFVRESDRQKVDRMLNRDDVVNILPKDIKFIWSAKSEFFAEGQPIYRLYCVKAAPELTGGVITDARATLDPQNSAPIVTMEMNSDGARDWARITGTNIDKRISIILDGQSFSAPVVRNKITGGFSQIEGIGDLDEAKLLEIVLKAGALPAPVDIIEERTVGPSLGQDSIRQGVTSALIGGLLVIIFMFLYYRFAGGIADFAVIINVFFILSVLAGFGATLTLPGIAGIILTIGMAVDANVLVNERVREELNTGKTIKAAIDSGYSKAFSAIFDGNITTFFTGIILYQFGSGPIQGFALTLMIGIAATLFTQLVITRLIFDIFVERGGKPNFG